Proteins from a single region of Phyllopteryx taeniolatus isolate TA_2022b chromosome 10, UOR_Ptae_1.2, whole genome shotgun sequence:
- the cetn2 gene encoding uncharacterized protein cetn2 produces MACAKRPSLQGPVPPPRKKTNPKPELTEEQKQEIREAFELFDTDGAGYIDVKELKVAMRALGFEPKKEEIKKMIGEVDKDATGKISFSNFLSVTTQKMADKDSKEEILKAFRLFDDDETGRISFKNLKRVAKELGENLTDEELQEMIEEADRDGDGEVNQQEFLRIMKKTCLY; encoded by the exons ATG GCGTGTGCCAAGAGGCCATCCTTGCAGGGGCCGGTGCCTCCCCCTCGTAAGAAGACGAACCCCAAACCTGAGCTTACTGAAGAGCAGAAGCAGGAGATCAGGGAAGCCTTTGAGCTCTTTGACACCGATGGTGCTGGATACATTGATGTCAAGGAACTCAAG GTTGCCATGAGAGCTCTGGGGTTTGAACCAAAGAAAGAGGAGATTAAGAAGATGATTGGTGAAGTCGACAAGGATGCCACAGGGAAGATCTCCTTTAGCAATTTCCTCAGTGTCACGACACAAAAGATG GCCGATAAGGATTCCAAAGAGGAGATACTGAAAGCTTTCCGCCTATTTGACGACGATGAGACCGGTAGGATCTCCTTCAAGAACCTCAAGAGAGTCGCAAAGGAGCTTGGAGAAAACCTCACAGATGAAGAGCTGCAG GAAATGATTGAGGAGGCAGACAGAGATGGAGATGGAGAAGTGAACCAGCAAGAGTTCCTAAGGATTATGAAGAAAACCTGCCTGTACTGA